A section of the Candidatus Saganbacteria bacterium genome encodes:
- a CDS encoding 1-acyl-sn-glycerol-3-phosphate acyltransferase, which produces MRLVRSIIFYFALVASFFVGTFLAIILAMFSSPKDRYKIFQKTGRIWASFLAYVSGIPAEVSGLENIPKDEAVIFASNHQGAADILILLAFLPVNFAFIIKKELFSVPIFGWYLRQAKYVGVDRGTRKGAADFIKNGSENLKNGDHIMIFPEGTRSPDGNLQEFKRGSLILAFKAKVRVVPIAINGSYNILPKKSLLLNPAPVKMKIGKPISLKKFEGNHDLANKELREVIQSMLLR; this is translated from the coding sequence ATGAGATTGGTTAGATCAATAATCTTCTATTTCGCGCTCGTAGCATCGTTTTTTGTCGGGACTTTTCTTGCAATTATTCTTGCGATGTTCTCATCTCCAAAAGATAGATATAAAATATTCCAAAAAACAGGCCGCATATGGGCTAGCTTTCTTGCATATGTCAGCGGAATACCGGCTGAAGTTTCGGGGCTTGAGAATATTCCAAAAGATGAAGCAGTGATCTTTGCTTCAAACCACCAAGGGGCTGCCGATATCCTTATTTTGCTTGCGTTTCTTCCTGTAAACTTTGCTTTTATCATTAAAAAAGAACTTTTTTCCGTGCCAATTTTTGGATGGTACCTTAGGCAGGCCAAATATGTCGGCGTTGACCGCGGAACAAGAAAAGGGGCGGCGGATTTCATAAAAAACGGCAGCGAAAACCTAAAAAACGGCGACCATATTATGATATTCCCCGAGGGGACAAGAAGCCCCGATGGGAATTTGCAGGAATTCAAAAGAGGAAGCCTTATACTTGCGTTTAAAGCCAAGGTTCGAGTTGTTCCAATTGCAATTAATGGCAGTTATAATATACTCCCCAAAAAAAGCTTGTTGTTGAATCCGGCACCCGTCAAAATGAAGATCGGTAAGCCGATATCTCTTAAAAAGTTTGAAGGGAACCATGATCTTGCGAATAAAGAATTGCGTGAAGTTATCCAATCGATGCTTTTGCGATAA
- the radA gene encoding DNA repair protein RadA yields the protein MKTETKFFCKECGNDFPKWSGQCPSCNAWNSFTEERTINSKHETRNNLKIQNSKPISISDIDFKKEDRITSGIEEFDRVLGGGIVPGAAILVGGDPGIGKSTLMLQVANSVKNTLYVTGEESTKQLRLRAERLRTLSETLKVLAETSLHAIENIITEVKPSLVIIDSIQTMFREDIESAAGSVSQVRECAAYIVQIAKTTHIPVFIVGHVTKEGNIAGPRLLEHIVDTVLYFEGEQHKQFRILRAVKNRFGSISEVGIFEMKDNGLKVVTNPSEIFLSERPKGQSGSAVTAIIEGSRPLLVEIQALTAFTKMANPRRTASGIDYNRAMLILAILEKRASFKLSELDVFVNIAGGIHASEPALDLPIAMAVASSYKNRPLIDETIIIGELGLAGEVRAVNHIDQRITEAEKLGFKNIILPKGNLKQIKKSKMNIIGVETISEALKASIG from the coding sequence ATGAAAACCGAGACAAAGTTCTTCTGTAAAGAATGCGGAAATGATTTCCCGAAATGGTCCGGACAGTGCCCGTCATGTAATGCGTGGAATTCTTTTACGGAAGAAAGAACAATAAATTCTAAGCACGAAACACGAAACAATCTCAAAATACAAAATTCTAAACCCATTTCGATATCAGATATCGATTTCAAGAAAGAAGATAGGATAACTTCAGGTATAGAAGAATTTGATAGGGTTCTTGGAGGAGGAATCGTTCCTGGAGCGGCAATTCTTGTCGGCGGAGATCCCGGGATCGGAAAATCGACCCTCATGCTTCAAGTCGCGAATTCCGTTAAGAACACCCTCTATGTAACAGGGGAAGAATCCACGAAACAATTGAGGCTTAGGGCAGAAAGATTGAGAACATTATCTGAAACTCTCAAAGTCCTTGCCGAAACAAGCCTGCACGCAATTGAAAATATTATTACAGAAGTTAAGCCAAGTTTGGTCATCATCGATTCGATCCAAACAATGTTCCGTGAAGACATTGAATCCGCGGCAGGTTCCGTTTCACAAGTCAGGGAATGCGCGGCATATATTGTACAAATTGCCAAAACCACGCATATCCCGGTCTTCATCGTAGGCCATGTCACAAAAGAAGGGAATATCGCGGGCCCGAGATTGCTCGAACACATAGTTGATACCGTTTTATATTTTGAAGGCGAACAGCATAAGCAATTTAGAATCCTTCGCGCGGTAAAAAACCGTTTTGGATCGATCTCCGAGGTCGGGATTTTTGAAATGAAGGATAACGGATTAAAAGTCGTAACAAACCCGTCCGAGATATTCCTATCCGAGAGACCCAAAGGCCAAAGCGGGTCGGCTGTAACCGCTATAATTGAAGGAAGCCGCCCTCTTCTTGTTGAAATCCAGGCTCTAACCGCGTTTACAAAGATGGCAAACCCAAGGCGAACGGCATCGGGCATCGATTATAACCGTGCAATGCTCATATTGGCAATACTTGAAAAAAGAGCGAGCTTTAAACTTTCCGAACTTGATGTTTTTGTAAATATTGCTGGCGGGATACACGCTTCCGAGCCGGCGCTCGATCTCCCGATCGCTATGGCCGTTGCATCAAGTTATAAAAATAGGCCGCTGATCGATGAAACAATAATTATCGGCGAATTGGGGCTTGCGGGGGAAGTTCGCGCCGTAAATCATATTGATCAAAGGATAACAGAAGCCGAAAAGCTTGGATTTAAAAATATAATTCTCCCTAAAGGAAATTTAAAACAAATAAAAAAGTCAAAGATGAATATTATCGGGGTAGAAACTATTTCTGAAGCTCTAAAAGCATCGATTGGATGA
- a CDS encoding ATP-dependent Clp protease ATP-binding subunit: MFERFAERAIRVIMAAQEEARRLSSNEVYPEHLLLGMLREREPLVIKMLEHLAVSPSQIKESLENLIKPEPGPHLVEIPFSQAVKKVIELSWEEARTLGHSYIGVEHLFLAVLREGKSGASRVLSEFNITPTSAKSKIVSLMAEETVQSKKIHARSNTPILDSFSRDLTKLSRERKLDPVIGRQKEIERVIQTLSRRKKNNPVLLGDAGVGKTAIVEGLAQRIISSDVPPPLLDKRVITLDMGLLISGTRYRGEFEERLKKIMDEVLRSGKVILFIDEIHTLIGAGAAEGAMDAANILKPALARGELQCIGATTLDEYRKKIESDPALERRFQSVIVEQPTVQETIEILKGLRSRYEDFHKVRITDDALVSAARLSDRYISERHLPDKAIDLIDEAASKIMLKSTIAPPELLELNKQIEELKSKKDTAVSNQEFEAAAQFRDKEDELRVKYEETAKKVAGIPYDRFPIVDSNTIAEIVSSWTRVPVTQLTAEETERLLKMEETLKTHLVGQEEAITAVSKSIRRARAGLKNPNRPIGSFIFLGPSGVGKTELAKRLAEFLFGDVDAMIRIDMSEYLESHTVSRLLGSPPGYVGFGEGGQLTEPVRRKPHSVVLFDEIEKAHQDVMNTLLQILDDGAATDAQGRKVDFKNTVIIMTSNVGAELFRKETSIGFMTRTDAQASYEKTKKLVLEQLTKQFKPEFLNRVDETVVFKPLSKDELTTIIDIMIKDLNDRIKEKEMSITISKKAKDFLVGRGFDPKYGARPLRRTIEDFIEDPLSEEVLRGKIKFGSTIKGDLKEDKLIFTAKKTASPQKSAPVESLIVSK, encoded by the coding sequence ATGTTTGAACGTTTTGCGGAGCGGGCGATCCGCGTTATCATGGCCGCGCAGGAAGAAGCAAGGCGGCTGTCATCCAATGAAGTTTATCCCGAACATCTGCTTCTCGGAATGCTTAGGGAAAGGGAACCCCTTGTAATCAAAATGCTTGAGCATCTTGCGGTATCGCCATCCCAGATCAAAGAAAGCCTCGAAAATTTGATCAAGCCCGAACCCGGACCTCATTTAGTCGAGATCCCATTCTCGCAAGCCGTTAAAAAAGTGATCGAACTGTCCTGGGAAGAAGCAAGGACCTTGGGCCACAGCTACATCGGGGTCGAACATTTATTTCTTGCTGTATTAAGGGAAGGAAAAAGCGGCGCTTCAAGGGTCTTGTCCGAGTTCAACATTACGCCAACTTCCGCTAAAAGCAAGATCGTTTCCCTGATGGCCGAAGAAACAGTGCAGTCGAAAAAAATCCACGCAAGGAGCAACACCCCGATACTCGACAGCTTCAGCCGCGACCTGACAAAGCTATCGCGCGAAAGAAAGCTTGATCCAGTGATCGGGAGGCAAAAAGAGATCGAGCGCGTGATACAGACCCTTTCGCGCCGTAAAAAAAATAATCCTGTGCTTTTAGGCGATGCGGGGGTCGGGAAAACCGCGATCGTCGAGGGATTGGCGCAAAGGATAATTTCATCAGATGTTCCCCCTCCCCTTCTTGACAAAAGGGTCATTACTCTTGATATGGGGCTTTTGATCTCTGGGACCAGGTACAGGGGCGAATTCGAGGAAAGGCTAAAAAAGATCATGGATGAGGTTTTGCGGTCGGGCAAAGTGATCCTTTTTATCGATGAAATACATACATTAATCGGCGCAGGCGCCGCCGAAGGCGCAATGGATGCGGCAAATATCCTAAAGCCCGCATTAGCCCGCGGAGAGCTCCAATGCATAGGAGCTACAACTCTTGACGAATACCGCAAAAAGATCGAATCCGACCCTGCTCTCGAGCGCAGGTTCCAATCTGTAATTGTCGAACAGCCGACGGTCCAAGAAACAATCGAGATATTAAAAGGCTTGAGAAGCCGCTATGAAGATTTCCACAAAGTAAGGATTACAGATGATGCTTTGGTCTCGGCGGCAAGGCTTTCTGACAGGTATATATCCGAAAGGCACCTCCCTGACAAAGCAATAGACCTGATCGATGAGGCCGCGTCAAAAATTATGCTCAAATCAACCATCGCGCCTCCTGAACTCTTGGAATTGAACAAACAGATCGAAGAACTGAAGTCAAAAAAAGATACTGCCGTTTCAAACCAGGAATTTGAAGCCGCGGCGCAATTTAGGGACAAAGAAGACGAGTTAAGGGTCAAATACGAGGAAACCGCGAAGAAAGTTGCTGGCATCCCGTACGACAGGTTCCCGATCGTTGACTCAAATACGATAGCGGAAATCGTATCCTCATGGACGCGCGTGCCCGTAACACAGCTTACGGCAGAAGAGACGGAACGCTTGCTTAAAATGGAAGAAACCCTAAAAACGCATCTTGTGGGCCAAGAAGAAGCGATAACTGCGGTTTCAAAATCGATCCGCAGGGCGAGGGCCGGCCTTAAAAACCCGAATCGTCCGATCGGCTCATTTATTTTCTTGGGCCCATCGGGTGTTGGAAAAACGGAACTCGCAAAGCGTTTGGCCGAATTTTTGTTCGGCGACGTTGATGCAATGATAAGGATCGATATGTCGGAATATCTTGAATCTCACACAGTTTCAAGGCTTTTAGGCTCGCCTCCGGGTTATGTCGGCTTTGGAGAAGGAGGGCAACTGACCGAGCCTGTCAGGCGCAAGCCCCATTCGGTAGTATTGTTCGATGAAATTGAAAAAGCGCACCAGGATGTAATGAACACGCTTCTGCAAATATTAGATGACGGGGCCGCAACCGATGCCCAAGGAAGAAAAGTTGATTTCAAAAATACTGTTATCATCATGACTTCCAACGTTGGCGCAGAATTATTCCGAAAAGAAACCTCAATTGGATTTATGACGCGTACTGATGCGCAAGCAAGCTATGAAAAAACAAAAAAACTTGTATTGGAACAGCTAACAAAACAATTTAAGCCCGAATTCTTGAACAGGGTCGATGAAACCGTTGTTTTCAAGCCGCTGTCAAAAGATGAGCTCACAACGATAATTGACATTATGATCAAAGACTTAAACGATAGGATAAAAGAAAAAGAAATGTCCATTACTATTTCAAAGAAAGCCAAAGATTTTCTAGTAGGCCGTGGTTTTGACCCGAAATATGGAGCAAGGCCGCTGCGCAGAACGATCGAAGATTTTATCGAAGATCCCCTATCAGAGGAAGTGTTGAGAGGAAAAATAAAATTCGGGTCGACGATCAAAGGCGACCTCAAAGAAGACAAATTAATATTTACGGCAAAAAAAACAGCCTCGCCGCAGAAATCTGCCCCTGTTGAATCTTTGATCGTTTCAAAATGA
- a CDS encoding ATP-binding protein — translation MKRNIEKELIKWKNQAERYPLIIMGARQVGKSYLIEQFGKENFKHLVTVNFELQPNLKQCFNELEPGEILNKLKMQLGVPIDEENTLLFFDEIQECPQAIMSLRYFKEKMPKLAVISAGSLLEFALNSKDFKMPVGRIHFLYLDPLSFGEFLEALGNSQLCQYTANLNVTDHTDEIAHDKLLELVRRYMLLGGMPAVLREYFSNKDMAECQNIQSSLIQTYRSDFGKYSNRAQHKHLLKVMDMAPRLAGKKIKYSEIDAESKSRELKNAIELLALSGIIKPIYRTKASGLPLGAEITEKIFRLNFLDVGLMQNICGISAQLAIEQDIMQINSGAIAEQFVGQELTAYGDKHKPSQLFFWIRDKKGSMAEIDYVIDVDAKILPVEVKSGKAGKLKSLRLFMKEKGLRFGIRISQEKLSYYDGILSIPLYLIEHLPRLARSIMLTKGI, via the coding sequence ATGAAAAGAAATATTGAAAAAGAGCTTATTAAATGGAAAAATCAAGCCGAAAGATACCCCCTCATTATCATGGGCGCCAGGCAGGTTGGAAAAAGTTACCTTATAGAACAATTTGGCAAAGAAAATTTTAAGCATCTTGTTACGGTAAATTTTGAGCTGCAGCCAAATTTAAAACAGTGTTTTAATGAATTGGAGCCCGGAGAAATACTCAATAAATTGAAAATGCAGCTTGGCGTTCCAATTGACGAAGAAAACACCCTTTTATTCTTTGATGAAATACAAGAATGCCCGCAAGCGATAATGTCTTTAAGGTATTTCAAAGAAAAGATGCCTAAGCTTGCGGTCATATCGGCTGGTTCACTGCTTGAATTTGCGTTAAACAGCAAAGATTTTAAAATGCCTGTCGGAAGGATACATTTTCTGTATCTTGATCCTTTGTCTTTTGGGGAATTTTTAGAGGCATTGGGAAATAGCCAACTATGCCAATATACGGCAAATCTGAATGTAACGGATCATACAGATGAAATCGCCCACGATAAACTTCTTGAACTTGTGCGCCGCTATATGCTGCTTGGCGGAATGCCCGCAGTGTTAAGGGAATATTTCAGCAATAAGGATATGGCGGAATGCCAGAACATACAAAGTTCTCTCATCCAGACTTATCGCTCTGACTTCGGGAAATATTCAAATCGCGCCCAGCATAAACACCTATTGAAAGTAATGGATATGGCACCGCGGCTGGCAGGAAAAAAAATTAAATATTCGGAGATCGATGCGGAAAGCAAGTCTAGAGAATTAAAAAATGCAATAGAATTGTTGGCCTTATCGGGAATAATCAAGCCGATCTACCGAACAAAAGCTTCAGGATTGCCTTTGGGCGCGGAAATAACAGAAAAAATATTCAGGCTTAATTTTCTTGATGTCGGATTGATGCAAAATATATGCGGCATATCCGCCCAATTGGCCATTGAGCAGGACATTATGCAGATAAACTCGGGTGCGATCGCCGAACAGTTTGTTGGGCAGGAATTAACCGCGTATGGGGACAAACATAAGCCAAGCCAATTGTTTTTTTGGATAAGAGATAAAAAAGGCAGCATGGCGGAGATCGATTATGTGATCGATGTTGACGCCAAGATACTGCCTGTTGAAGTAAAATCCGGCAAGGCAGGAAAATTAAAATCTTTGAGATTATTCATGAAGGAGAAAGGTTTGCGCTTTGGGATCCGCATCTCGCAGGAAAAGCTGTCATATTATGACGGCATACTTTCGATCCCGCTTTATTTGATCGAGCATTTGCCAAGACTTGCAAGAAGCATTATGCTGACGAAGGGCATATGA
- a CDS encoding HAMP domain-containing protein, which translates to MLSTVAIISIFAEIFACGILLSGAFAFIKRFLRGRQNKDLVLSLLFLSFFAFVGLMLASELLYNLGKPIENIIFLQKLIAFDLVTGSFLVFLFIKTKFEVPYMDWFILAYVAASAAAIYRLGTSSVNLVYSFSVVEPIVTFSNPSPYRSIWMLSWAVLFVFSAYRYLKNAGPRPLLFCDAFASLLFISSYLSTISYSVSSSGNFLLASWVMTLIGALFLILAEIIPETSDLAKNPFNFFRSRLLFKLIFIFVLLIVILFEATTLATLTLSKQALQSSIFSSYKEAALGISQRIQNSQEFNIASADKIIRETRVGRAGIAYVVSKDGILLAHPDPAYAGARPDLSKLEQVRLALSGKTGFGQFKPDEWNEIKVGAYSPVKKFGGAVIVEEPLVSAYYEMRQLETNSLLFVIAGILLTVLTGLFLAQSIEVPIHKLNLGTEEISHGNLNHRINIDSIDEIGKLAAAFNKMTHDLKESQDRLILSEKLASLGTMAAGMAHEIKNPLVSLRIFSQLLEQKWEDKEFRDKFAQIVPTEIERINKIAESLLKFGRPMKPEMGRVDVNSIIEEILILFESEAKKNGIRITKKFAGIPEVSGDMQQLSQAFVNIILNGIQAMEKGGELIIKTDIGEVVHLGQIKQGIVKEDGTVVWGEEEKDKEPIKVVFIEITDTGPGITRDHLKSLFDPFFTTKAKGTGMGLPITLRIIEEHKGSIKVKSEVGKGTTFLITLPQQ; encoded by the coding sequence ATGCTCTCGACCGTCGCGATAATAAGTATTTTCGCTGAAATATTTGCTTGCGGGATTTTATTGTCCGGCGCTTTTGCATTTATAAAAAGATTTTTGCGGGGCCGGCAGAATAAAGACCTAGTATTATCCCTCTTGTTCTTGTCGTTCTTTGCATTCGTGGGCCTAATGCTTGCGTCAGAACTCTTGTACAACCTGGGAAAACCCATTGAAAATATCATTTTCCTCCAAAAATTGATCGCTTTTGACCTTGTGACAGGGTCATTCCTCGTGTTCTTGTTCATCAAGACAAAATTCGAGGTCCCTTATATGGACTGGTTCATCTTGGCGTATGTTGCGGCATCGGCTGCGGCAATATACAGGCTCGGCACATCTTCAGTAAATCTAGTTTATAGTTTTTCAGTGGTCGAGCCGATTGTTACGTTCTCCAACCCCTCCCCTTACCGATCAATCTGGATGCTGTCCTGGGCCGTTCTTTTTGTTTTTTCCGCTTATCGCTACCTTAAGAACGCCGGACCAAGACCGCTGCTTTTTTGCGATGCTTTCGCGTCGCTGCTTTTTATAAGCTCGTATTTGAGCACCATTTCTTATTCGGTGTCAAGCAGCGGGAATTTTCTTCTTGCTTCTTGGGTTATGACATTGATCGGGGCGCTATTCTTAATACTAGCCGAAATAATCCCGGAAACATCAGACCTTGCAAAAAATCCTTTCAACTTTTTCAGGAGCAGGCTATTGTTTAAGTTAATTTTCATCTTCGTCCTTCTCATCGTCATTTTGTTCGAGGCAACAACGCTTGCAACGCTTACATTAAGCAAACAAGCCCTGCAGAGCTCGATTTTCTCAAGTTACAAAGAGGCGGCGCTTGGCATTTCGCAGAGGATACAGAACTCCCAAGAATTTAACATAGCAAGCGCTGATAAGATAATAAGAGAGACCCGCGTCGGCCGGGCAGGAATAGCATACGTCGTATCAAAAGACGGCATATTATTGGCGCATCCGGATCCTGCATACGCGGGGGCGCGCCCGGACCTTTCAAAATTGGAGCAAGTGCGCTTAGCCCTATCGGGCAAGACAGGCTTCGGGCAATTCAAGCCTGACGAATGGAACGAGATAAAAGTAGGAGCATATTCGCCTGTCAAAAAATTTGGAGGGGCGGTCATTGTTGAAGAACCCCTTGTAAGCGCATATTATGAAATGCGGCAGCTTGAAACAAACTCTCTCCTTTTTGTGATCGCAGGGATACTGCTTACGGTTTTAACGGGGCTTTTCTTGGCCCAAAGCATTGAAGTGCCGATACATAAATTAAATTTGGGAACGGAAGAGATTTCGCACGGGAATTTGAACCATCGGATAAATATCGATTCAATAGATGAGATCGGCAAGCTTGCCGCAGCCTTCAATAAGATGACCCATGACCTCAAAGAAAGCCAGGATCGCCTGATATTATCGGAAAAATTGGCGTCTCTTGGGACTATGGCCGCGGGAATGGCGCATGAAATAAAAAATCCTTTGGTATCATTGAGAATTTTTTCGCAGCTTCTGGAGCAGAAATGGGAGGATAAAGAATTCCGCGATAAATTCGCCCAGATCGTCCCGACCGAGATAGAGCGGATCAACAAGATCGCCGAAAGCCTACTTAAGTTCGGTCGCCCCATGAAGCCCGAGATGGGCAGGGTCGACGTCAACTCGATAATCGAAGAGATCTTGATCCTATTTGAAAGCGAAGCAAAAAAGAATGGGATAAGGATCACAAAAAAATTCGCGGGCATCCCCGAGGTCTCGGGAGATATGCAGCAATTATCCCAAGCTTTCGTGAACATTATTTTGAACGGCATCCAAGCGATGGAGAAAGGCGGGGAACTTATCATAAAAACTGATATCGGGGAAGTTGTCCACCTGGGACAGATAAAACAGGGGATTGTAAAAGAAGACGGGACAGTTGTATGGGGTGAAGAAGAAAAGGACAAAGAGCCGATAAAAGTTGTTTTCATTGAGATCACAGATACAGGCCCGGGAATTACCCGGGATCACTTAAAATCATTGTTTGACCCGTTTTTCACAACAAAGGCCAAAGGCACTGGGATGGGGCTTCCAATAACATTGAGAATAATCGAGGAGCATAAAGGATCGATAAAAGTTAAAAGCGAAGTGGGAAAAGGGACGACCTTTTTGATTACGTTGCCGCAGCAATGA